A genomic window from Leptolyngbya sp. BL0902 includes:
- the leuC gene encoding 3-isopropylmalate dehydratase large subunit: MSKGTLFDKVWDLHTVGTLPSGQTQLFIGLHLVHEVTSPQAFAMLRERNLPVMYPQRTVATVDHIVPTENQARPFADPLAESMMQALEQNCQDFGIRFYNIGSGHQGIVHVIAPEQGLTQPGMTIACGDSHTSTHGAFGAIAFGIGTSQVRDVLASQTLALGKLKVRRIEVNGTLPQGVYAKDVILHVIRTLGVKGGVGYAYEFAGTTLDSMGMEGRMTICNMAIEGGARCGYVNPDQTTYDYLQGREFAPQGEAWDKAVAWWNTLRSDADAVYDDVVVFNAADIAPTVTWGITPGQGIGVTEALPTLDSFADGERALAEEAFAYMDLQPGQALQGTPIDVCFIGSCTNGRISDLREAAKVVQGHTVAEGIKAFVVPGSEQVKQQAEAEGLDKVFTAAGLEWREAGCSMCLAMNPDKLQGRQISASSSNRNFKGRQGSASGRTLLMSPAMVAAAAISGKVVDVRDYLAS; the protein is encoded by the coding sequence ATGAGCAAGGGCACGCTGTTCGATAAAGTTTGGGATCTGCACACCGTGGGCACCCTGCCCTCCGGCCAAACTCAGCTTTTCATTGGGCTACATCTGGTTCACGAAGTCACCAGCCCCCAAGCCTTTGCCATGCTGCGGGAGCGCAACCTGCCCGTGATGTATCCCCAGCGCACGGTAGCCACGGTGGATCACATCGTCCCCACCGAAAACCAGGCCCGCCCCTTTGCCGACCCCCTGGCCGAGTCGATGATGCAGGCATTGGAGCAAAACTGCCAGGATTTTGGCATTCGGTTCTACAACATCGGGTCTGGGCACCAGGGCATCGTCCATGTGATCGCGCCGGAACAGGGCCTCACCCAGCCGGGGATGACCATTGCCTGCGGCGACAGCCACACCTCCACCCACGGAGCCTTTGGGGCGATTGCCTTTGGCATTGGCACCAGCCAGGTGCGCGACGTGCTGGCCTCCCAAACCCTGGCCCTGGGCAAGCTGAAGGTGCGCCGCATTGAGGTGAACGGCACCCTACCCCAGGGCGTCTACGCCAAGGATGTCATCCTCCACGTCATCCGCACCCTGGGCGTGAAGGGCGGCGTCGGCTATGCCTACGAATTTGCCGGAACCACCTTGGACTCGATGGGCATGGAAGGGCGGATGACCATCTGCAACATGGCCATCGAGGGCGGAGCCCGGTGCGGCTACGTCAACCCCGACCAAACCACCTACGACTATCTGCAAGGGCGTGAATTTGCCCCCCAAGGGGAAGCCTGGGATAAGGCCGTAGCCTGGTGGAACACCCTCCGCAGCGACGCCGATGCGGTCTATGACGATGTGGTGGTGTTCAACGCCGCCGACATTGCCCCCACCGTCACCTGGGGCATCACCCCCGGCCAGGGCATTGGCGTCACCGAAGCCCTGCCCACCCTCGACAGCTTTGCCGATGGAGAACGCGCCCTAGCTGAAGAAGCCTTTGCCTACATGGATTTGCAGCCCGGTCAGGCGTTGCAAGGCACTCCCATCGACGTCTGCTTCATCGGCAGTTGCACCAATGGCCGCATCAGCGACCTGCGGGAAGCCGCCAAGGTTGTCCAGGGTCACACCGTGGCCGAGGGCATCAAAGCCTTTGTGGTGCCCGGTTCCGAGCAGGTGAAACAACAGGCCGAAGCGGAAGGACTGGACAAAGTTTTCACCGCCGCAGGGCTGGAATGGCGGGAGGCGGGCTGCTCCATGTGCCTCGCCATGAACCCCGACAAACTCCAGGGACGGCAGATCAGCGCCTCTTCGTCGAACCGCAACTTCAAGGGCCGTCAGGGTTCGGCCTCGGGTCGCACGTTGCTGATGAGTCCGGCCATGGTCGCCGCCGCTGCCATCTCCGGCAAAGTGGTGGATGTGCGCGACTACCTAGCGTCCTAG
- the psb32 gene encoding photosystem II repair protein Psb32, which translates to MPWLRPLLSSPRRFRPVGLQTLGQSLLGAMCSMLLVLGLAVGPAQAIAPFQLPTVAAGEATWLVDEADIISRINEGKISGRLSKLAEQTGQEVRLVTIRHFDYGETIQTFTDKVFERWYPTAEDQANQVLLVLDEVTKTVGIRVGEEAAALLPDDIATSVAQETVLVPLLQGDKYNQAFLDGTDRLVAVISGQPDPGAPVFDQAFDNLSESTFASAEDTEENRGNNAILLIVLLVLATVIPMATYYWYVGFGN; encoded by the coding sequence ATGCCCTGGCTCAGACCTCTCCTCTCCTCCCCCCGCCGTTTCCGCCCGGTTGGCCTGCAAACCCTAGGGCAAAGTCTGCTAGGGGCCATGTGTTCCATGCTGCTGGTGTTGGGATTGGCGGTGGGGCCAGCCCAGGCCATCGCCCCCTTCCAACTGCCGACGGTCGCCGCCGGAGAAGCCACCTGGCTGGTAGACGAGGCCGACATCATCAGCCGCATCAACGAGGGCAAAATTTCCGGTCGCCTCAGCAAATTGGCCGAACAAACCGGGCAAGAAGTTCGCCTCGTCACCATTCGCCACTTTGACTATGGCGAAACCATCCAAACCTTTACCGACAAAGTGTTTGAACGCTGGTACCCCACCGCCGAAGACCAGGCTAATCAAGTCCTCCTAGTGCTGGATGAAGTCACCAAAACCGTCGGCATCCGCGTGGGCGAAGAGGCCGCTGCCCTGCTGCCCGACGACATCGCCACCAGCGTGGCTCAGGAAACCGTGCTGGTTCCCCTACTCCAGGGCGACAAGTACAACCAAGCGTTTCTAGACGGCACCGACCGCCTAGTGGCCGTCATCAGCGGCCAACCCGACCCCGGTGCGCCCGTGTTTGACCAAGCCTTTGACAACCTCAGCGAAAGCACCTTCGCCTCCGCTGAAGACACCGAAGAAAACCGAGGCAACAACGCCATCCTGCTGATTGTGCTGCTGGTGCTGGCCACGGTGATTCCCATGGCCACCTACTATTGGTATGTCGGCTTCGGCAACTAA
- a CDS encoding SDR family NAD(P)-dependent oxidoreductase, whose protein sequence is MPFGTSLVAANALIVGASQGIGLGFVQQLVADGRFERVYGTYRRPETAGALMALAEEHAHLTPLEMDVTAEDSIAQSVAALQATEPRLHLVVYCVGLLHDGEFQPEKSVRQLTSDQLIRSFQVNAVGAALLTKHLFPLLKHDQPSVFGAISAKVGSIGDNRLGGWYGYRASKAALNMLIKTASLEYARKSPHTIFALLHPGTTDTRLSQPFQRGVAPEKLFPVSRTVTQLMTVIDGLEPTDSGEFFSWDGSRLPW, encoded by the coding sequence ATGCCCTTTGGAACGTCCCTGGTTGCGGCCAATGCCCTGATTGTGGGGGCTAGTCAGGGTATTGGGCTGGGGTTTGTGCAGCAGTTGGTGGCGGATGGACGGTTTGAGCGGGTCTATGGCACCTACCGCCGCCCGGAAACCGCTGGAGCGTTGATGGCGCTGGCGGAGGAACACGCCCACCTGACCCCCCTAGAGATGGACGTGACGGCGGAGGACAGCATTGCCCAGTCTGTCGCAGCGCTTCAGGCCACCGAGCCCCGTCTGCACCTCGTGGTCTACTGCGTGGGCCTGCTCCACGATGGGGAGTTTCAGCCAGAAAAAAGCGTCCGCCAGCTCACCAGCGACCAACTCATCCGGTCGTTTCAGGTGAATGCGGTGGGGGCCGCGTTGTTAACCAAGCATCTCTTCCCCCTGCTGAAGCACGATCAGCCCAGCGTGTTTGGGGCGATTTCCGCCAAGGTGGGCAGCATTGGCGACAATCGTTTGGGCGGCTGGTATGGCTATCGGGCCTCTAAGGCGGCGCTGAATATGCTGATCAAAACTGCCTCGCTGGAGTATGCCCGCAAAAGCCCCCATACCATCTTCGCCCTGCTCCATCCCGGCACAACGGATACCCGCCTGTCCCAGCCCTTTCAGCGGGGAGTAGCGCCGGAGAAACTGTTCCCCGTATCCCGCACCGTGACCCAGTTGATGACGGTAATTGACGGCCTAGAACCCACCGACAGCGGTGAATTTTTCAGTTGGGACGGTAGCCGCCTGCCCTGGTAG
- a CDS encoding chlorophyll a/b-binding protein, protein MKTEPSVTPMIDRPKSGFNDYAERINGRAAMLGFVALVLFELVTGQAIVTWLGLR, encoded by the coding sequence ATGAAAACTGAACCTTCTGTTACTCCCATGATTGACCGCCCCAAATCGGGCTTCAATGACTATGCCGAACGCATCAATGGTCGGGCGGCTATGCTGGGCTTCGTGGCTCTGGTGTTGTTTGAACTAGTCACTGGGCAAGCCATTGTCACTTGGTTGGGGCTGCGATAA
- a CDS encoding DUF3593 domain-containing protein → MLDKNALFALSLFPYLGFLWFLTRTKGTPKMALFGFYALLIFVAVTIPAGAYAQFVRNEELANIDWLHGSAEAFLTLSNIFVVLGFRQAVVQRQRQAVVSDEDPEPSPSAPLPRGEGS, encoded by the coding sequence ATGCTCGATAAAAACGCCCTGTTTGCCCTGTCGCTGTTTCCCTACCTGGGGTTTCTGTGGTTTCTCACCCGCACTAAGGGCACCCCCAAAATGGCGCTGTTTGGGTTCTATGCGCTGCTGATTTTTGTGGCGGTGACAATTCCGGCGGGGGCCTATGCCCAATTCGTTCGCAACGAAGAGCTGGCCAACATTGACTGGCTCCACGGCAGTGCAGAAGCCTTTTTGACCCTGTCTAACATTTTTGTGGTGCTGGGATTTCGGCAGGCGGTGGTGCAGCGCCAACGGCAGGCCGTGGTTAGCGATGAAGACCCGGAACCCTCACCCTCAGCCCCTCTTCCTCGGGGAGAGGGGAGCTAG
- a CDS encoding competence/damage-inducible protein A, whose protein sequence is MGKSAELICVGTELLLGDILNSNAQYLAQELADLGIAHFFQTVVGDNPNRIQQVVAMACERSNLILFTGGLGPTPDDLTIETLADFFDAPLVERPEIVADIEAKFTSRGRVMTPSNRKQALLPAGAEVLPNRTGTAPGIIWEPRPGLLIMTFPGVPSEMKAMWQETSVPYLKNHGWVQDTIVSRMLRCWGISESGMAERVDEYLSLSNPTVAPYASHGEAKLRISAKATTTAAAEALIHPVEQGIRALLGADCYGADGESLASVVGALLQQSQQTVAVAESCTGGGLGQMFTAIAGSSAYFMGGIIAYDNRIKTSLLKVDPAALETEGAVSAIVAEQMALGAKAALQTDWALSITGIAGPSGGTDTKPVGLVYIGLAMPSGEVIHRKYEFAHFRGRDWVRHLSACTALDLLRRHLL, encoded by the coding sequence ATGGGCAAAAGCGCCGAGTTAATTTGTGTGGGCACCGAGCTACTGCTGGGGGATATCCTCAACAGCAACGCCCAGTATTTAGCCCAGGAGCTAGCGGATCTGGGCATTGCCCACTTTTTTCAAACCGTGGTGGGAGACAACCCCAACCGCATCCAGCAGGTGGTGGCGATGGCCTGCGAGCGGTCGAACCTCATCCTCTTCACCGGAGGTCTTGGCCCCACACCAGATGACTTGACCATCGAAACCCTGGCCGACTTTTTTGATGCCCCCCTGGTGGAGCGGCCCGAAATTGTGGCCGACATTGAAGCCAAATTCACCAGCCGGGGCCGAGTAATGACCCCCAGCAACCGCAAGCAGGCGCTCTTGCCCGCTGGCGCAGAGGTGTTGCCCAACCGCACGGGCACCGCACCAGGGATCATCTGGGAACCCCGACCGGGCCTGCTGATCATGACCTTTCCCGGCGTGCCCAGCGAAATGAAGGCCATGTGGCAAGAGACCTCCGTCCCGTATTTGAAAAACCACGGCTGGGTGCAAGATACCATCGTTAGCCGGATGCTGCGCTGTTGGGGCATTAGCGAATCGGGCATGGCCGAACGGGTGGACGAGTACCTCAGCCTCAGCAACCCCACCGTCGCCCCCTACGCCAGCCACGGCGAAGCTAAGCTCCGCATTTCCGCCAAAGCCACCACCACTGCCGCAGCCGAAGCCCTGATTCACCCGGTCGAGCAGGGCATTCGTGCCCTGCTGGGGGCCGATTGCTACGGGGCCGATGGCGAATCCCTAGCTTCCGTGGTGGGGGCCTTATTGCAGCAAAGCCAGCAGACCGTAGCCGTGGCCGAATCCTGCACTGGGGGCGGCTTGGGGCAAATGTTCACCGCCATTGCCGGAAGTTCCGCCTACTTTATGGGCGGCATTATCGCCTACGACAACCGGATCAAAACCAGCCTGCTCAAGGTGGATCCCGCCGCCCTAGAAACCGAGGGGGCCGTGAGTGCCATCGTGGCCGAGCAAATGGCCCTGGGGGCAAAGGCGGCGCTGCAAACCGACTGGGCCTTGAGCATTACCGGGATCGCTGGCCCCAGTGGCGGCACGGACACCAAACCCGTCGGTCTGGTTTATATCGGGTTGGCCATGCCCAGCGGCGAGGTCATCCACCGCAAATACGAATTTGCCCACTTCCGAGGCCGTGACTGGGTACGCCACCTGAGCGCCTGCACCGCCCTAGACCTCCTCCGTCGTCATCTCCTGTGA
- a CDS encoding NADPH:quinone reductase gives MKAIRVTQFGGPEVLEVQDIDVPQIQSATQVLVEIRAAGVNPVDTYIRSGTYARLPQRPYTPGSDGAGVVAAVGEAVRHIQVGDRVYGGWPITGTYAQFALYEADWIYPLPSKLSFEQGAGIFIPYSTAHRALFEKAQAQPGEWVLIHGATGAVGLAAVQLAHQAGLRIIGTGGTEAGRALLQAQGVEVVLNHHDPDCVAHILAATEGRGINVILEMLANVNLGKDLPLLAFGGRVVVIGNRGTVEINPRDLMAKESTITAVNLFSTPPETLHHIQAQLSPGLRDGTLLPIVAHTSPLAEAATVHRQILEPGALGNWVLIP, from the coding sequence ATGAAAGCCATTCGTGTGACGCAGTTTGGTGGGCCGGAGGTGCTGGAGGTTCAGGACATTGATGTTCCTCAAATCCAGTCCGCTACACAGGTTTTGGTGGAGATTCGCGCCGCTGGGGTAAACCCGGTGGATACCTACATTCGGTCGGGCACCTATGCGCGGCTCCCCCAACGGCCCTACACCCCCGGCAGCGATGGGGCTGGAGTGGTGGCGGCGGTGGGAGAAGCCGTCCGTCATATTCAAGTGGGGGATCGGGTCTACGGCGGCTGGCCAATCACAGGCACCTACGCCCAGTTTGCCCTCTACGAAGCGGACTGGATTTATCCCCTGCCGTCGAAGCTGTCCTTTGAGCAAGGGGCAGGCATTTTTATCCCCTACTCCACCGCCCACCGTGCTCTGTTTGAAAAGGCCCAAGCTCAGCCGGGGGAATGGGTGTTGATCCACGGCGCAACGGGGGCGGTGGGGCTGGCGGCGGTGCAGTTGGCCCATCAGGCGGGTTTGCGAATCATCGGCACCGGGGGCACCGAAGCGGGACGGGCACTCCTCCAAGCCCAGGGGGTCGAGGTGGTTTTGAATCATCACGATCCCGATTGCGTCGCCCACATCCTCGCCGCCACCGAGGGCCGAGGGATCAACGTCATCCTCGAAATGCTGGCCAACGTCAACCTAGGGAAAGACCTGCCGCTGTTGGCCTTTGGCGGACGGGTGGTGGTGATTGGCAACCGGGGCACGGTGGAAATTAACCCCAGGGACCTCATGGCCAAGGAAAGTACGATCACCGCCGTTAACCTGTTCAGCACCCCGCCCGAAACCCTGCACCACATTCAGGCCCAGCTTTCTCCAGGGTTACGGGATGGTACTCTGTTGCCCATCGTGGCCCACACCTCTCCCCTCGCGGAAGCCGCCACGGTTCACCGCCAAATTCTAGAACCCGGAGCCTTGGGAAATTGGGTGTTGATTCCCTAA
- a CDS encoding SPFH domain-containing protein: protein MTDSAAEGSHRVYAKPTEGHRSLGAGVRQVLFWGPMIVCFALLLAILPPRGRTVGLAGGGVVAVLWAVVVGGVRVVAEWERGVILQLGKLQDVRGPGIFYVIPVLESVQFIDTRTLVINIPRQKVITRDNVPAEIDSALFFKVNDAQKAVASIQDFRFAVSQYAQAALRDVVGGLPLDDLLSEREHIQQQIKAIVEAQAREWGMHIDAIRLQDIELPEDLKRMMSRQASAEREKRATITKAEGDRLAARSLAQAAAIMARNPIALELRTLQSIDGLGASPSNTVLLFPVQMAQALSSLQRMEPEPPDPTGQPAEPSEEA from the coding sequence ATGACCGATTCTGCGGCTGAGGGTTCCCATCGGGTCTACGCCAAGCCCACCGAAGGGCATAGGTCTCTGGGGGCTGGGGTGCGCCAGGTCTTATTTTGGGGGCCGATGATTGTATGCTTTGCTCTCCTGCTGGCGATTCTGCCGCCGCGAGGACGGACGGTGGGCTTGGCGGGGGGTGGCGTGGTGGCTGTTTTGTGGGCTGTGGTGGTGGGCGGGGTGCGGGTGGTGGCAGAATGGGAGCGGGGCGTGATTCTGCAACTGGGCAAGCTTCAGGATGTGCGTGGCCCTGGGATTTTCTATGTGATTCCGGTGCTGGAGTCGGTGCAGTTCATCGACACGCGCACCCTGGTGATCAACATCCCCCGCCAAAAGGTGATCACCCGCGACAACGTGCCCGCCGAGATTGACAGCGCCCTCTTCTTTAAGGTCAACGATGCCCAGAAGGCGGTGGCCTCGATTCAAGACTTTCGCTTTGCGGTGTCGCAGTATGCCCAGGCGGCCCTGCGTGATGTGGTGGGGGGCCTGCCCCTAGACGATTTGCTGTCGGAACGGGAGCACATTCAGCAGCAGATTAAGGCGATTGTGGAAGCCCAGGCGCGGGAGTGGGGGATGCACATCGACGCCATCCGGCTGCAAGACATTGAACTACCCGAAGACCTGAAGCGGATGATGTCGCGCCAAGCCTCGGCAGAACGGGAAAAACGCGCCACCATCACCAAGGCCGAAGGGGACCGCCTTGCCGCCCGCAGTTTGGCCCAGGCCGCTGCCATCATGGCCCGCAACCCCATCGCCCTAGAACTGCGCACCCTACAAAGCATCGACGGCCTAGGGGCCAGCCCCTCCAACACGGTGCTGCTGTTCCCGGTGCAGATGGCCCAAGCCCTATCCTCCCTGCAACGGATGGAGCCAGAACCGCCTGATCCCACGGGCCAACCTGCGGAACCTTCGGAGGAAGCTTAA
- a CDS encoding tetratricopeptide repeat protein, producing the protein MTSAQAQSLPTTVRSRFLADPLTDQPRDPLLPTPIVDRPLSPLEEFDLEQGLNQLAREAEALAMANQPETARSLWMREVRLRRVLGLNTELEALNRVAQWLRDSSATQELQLLAIRVDQITPGQAVDQAADRERLATIASIYATLGRVESAAALHRTLAEAALDRGDRNEHLAQLETLARLYGDWFYFPEAAATYSELVALAGGNDEMRFLVGQIENLEFAQQFEAALLAQQHLLNRYRADESRWIQVAELQYAMAQNHQRAGDLERSARHYQVAYTNAIEGEQFEMAAQILRALADLYGRVGQWPDVDYLYQQLLAVERQALSAYGLMETFDQIGQLYEQTGNPTGALQAYTEGLALAHQLHHRQDHFAEQIQRLTAMP; encoded by the coding sequence ATGACGTCGGCCCAGGCCCAGAGCTTACCGACCACCGTGAGGAGTCGCTTCTTGGCCGATCCCCTCACCGATCAGCCCCGTGACCCGCTGTTGCCGACCCCCATCGTGGATCGGCCCCTCAGCCCCCTGGAAGAATTTGACCTAGAGCAGGGCTTAAACCAACTGGCCCGCGAAGCCGAGGCCCTAGCCATGGCCAATCAGCCGGAGACCGCCCGATCCCTCTGGATGCGAGAGGTGCGGCTGCGGCGAGTCTTGGGGCTGAATACGGAGTTGGAGGCCCTCAACCGGGTTGCCCAATGGCTGCGGGACAGCAGCGCCACCCAGGAACTACAGTTGCTGGCCATCCGGGTTGATCAAATCACCCCAGGTCAGGCCGTGGATCAGGCCGCTGACCGAGAACGGCTAGCCACCATCGCCTCGATCTATGCCACCCTGGGGCGCGTCGAATCTGCCGCCGCCCTGCACCGCACCCTAGCCGAGGCCGCCCTAGACCGAGGCGACCGCAACGAGCATCTAGCCCAGCTAGAAACCCTGGCCCGTCTCTATGGCGACTGGTTTTATTTTCCAGAAGCCGCCGCTACCTACAGCGAACTCGTCGCCCTCGCCGGGGGAAATGATGAAATGCGATTTTTGGTCGGGCAGATTGAGAATTTAGAGTTTGCCCAGCAGTTTGAAGCGGCCCTTCTGGCCCAGCAGCACCTCCTCAACCGCTACCGTGCCGACGAAAGTCGCTGGATTCAGGTGGCAGAACTTCAGTATGCCATGGCCCAAAACCACCAGCGGGCAGGAGATTTAGAGCGGTCGGCGCGTCATTACCAGGTGGCCTACACCAACGCCATCGAGGGCGAACAGTTTGAGATGGCGGCCCAAATTCTGCGGGCCTTGGCCGATCTCTATGGTCGGGTGGGGCAATGGCCCGATGTGGACTACCTCTACCAACAACTGCTGGCGGTGGAGCGTCAAGCCCTCAGTGCCTATGGCTTGATGGAAACCTTTGACCAAATCGGCCAACTTTATGAACAGACCGGAAACCCCACCGGAGCGCTGCAAGCCTACACCGAAGGGCTGGCCCTGGCGCATCAACTGCACCATCGCCAAGATCACTTCGCAGAGCAAATCCAGCGCCTCACTGCCATGCCCTAG
- a CDS encoding tetratricopeptide repeat protein, with product MAKRKKSLAKIAPGGFGRINLAQELQRVEGLMRRNQWPEAKQRLSDLGGQFPQSKQVWQYLAYASMETDDLVNHQRAMERLTTLDPTNADYFFSLGAACMGNVHPLLALQSFRQGLALNPNHDIAAEAQRVIQDLEPLLAETLTDMGLTEADGLEVALLHERSQACLERGDYGDAREATLGVIDRHPDFLPAQNNLSLVFWAEGDAESAITQARSVLNRQPDNVHALGNLVRFYALTQRPDEARPYADRLLASHAEAWDSWTKKAEALSLLADDAALITMFEDFLAQGGDALDHAPDRAKGASANDPNKAEEVGDALTSPPRPSLMFYHWVAVALARTKKVQRAKTLWQAVLALDPHLEIAKANLADLRRPVGQRHGAWPFSWEQWLLPPTLHTFRQTLDRTMDGKGKRLVAGLEQFLDDHPDFVAMLPRIAERGGPTGQEFLVMTAQQIKHPGLLAAVKDLALGKNGPDALRHQAAILAAQAKLIDKNNVTLWLNGSWETITLMDFDIHSDVLYHHSKQVEKWLKQALGLLRKQTVAAATQAEELLKKAIAAEPDSPDLLNNLAAAYHFQGRTQEVDALIHQICERFPDYLLAAMSQVKLYMKDGNLEDAEAILKRFMERGSFHVDEFSAFCETYVDLMLAKKNPDGARTWLQMWEQTVPDHPRLNIGWAKFDAYTGKHLLEM from the coding sequence ATGGCCAAGCGAAAAAAGAGCCTCGCGAAGATTGCCCCAGGGGGATTTGGCCGCATCAATTTGGCCCAGGAACTTCAGCGGGTCGAGGGCTTGATGCGTCGGAATCAGTGGCCAGAGGCCAAGCAAAGGCTGTCAGATCTGGGTGGGCAATTCCCCCAGTCAAAGCAGGTGTGGCAATACCTGGCCTACGCCAGCATGGAGACCGATGATTTGGTCAACCACCAGCGGGCCATGGAACGGCTGACCACCCTAGACCCCACCAACGCCGACTATTTCTTTTCCTTGGGAGCGGCCTGCATGGGTAATGTTCATCCCCTGTTGGCGCTGCAATCCTTCCGCCAGGGGCTGGCCCTCAACCCCAACCACGACATTGCCGCCGAGGCCCAACGGGTCATCCAGGATCTAGAGCCGCTGCTTGCCGAGACGCTGACCGATATGGGCCTGACCGAGGCCGATGGGCTTGAGGTGGCCCTGCTCCACGAGCGCAGCCAAGCCTGCCTGGAACGGGGCGACTATGGCGACGCACGGGAAGCAACCCTGGGGGTTATTGATCGACACCCTGACTTTCTACCCGCCCAAAATAACCTGTCCCTAGTGTTCTGGGCTGAAGGGGATGCGGAATCTGCCATTACCCAGGCCCGAAGTGTCCTCAACCGCCAACCGGATAATGTTCACGCCCTAGGCAACCTAGTGCGGTTCTATGCCCTGACCCAGCGCCCCGACGAAGCCCGCCCCTACGCGGATCGTCTCCTGGCTAGCCATGCCGAAGCTTGGGATAGCTGGACGAAGAAGGCCGAAGCCCTGAGTTTGCTGGCCGACGATGCTGCCCTCATCACGATGTTTGAGGACTTCTTGGCCCAGGGCGGCGATGCCCTAGATCATGCTCCAGACCGTGCCAAAGGTGCCTCCGCTAACGATCCCAACAAGGCTGAGGAGGTCGGTGATGCCTTGACCTCGCCCCCTCGCCCTAGCCTGATGTTTTATCACTGGGTGGCGGTGGCCTTGGCCCGCACCAAAAAGGTTCAGCGGGCTAAGACCCTGTGGCAAGCGGTGCTAGCTCTCGATCCTCACCTAGAGATTGCTAAGGCCAACTTGGCGGATCTGCGTCGGCCCGTGGGTCAGCGCCACGGGGCTTGGCCCTTTTCCTGGGAGCAGTGGCTCTTGCCCCCCACCCTACACACCTTTCGGCAAACCCTAGATCGCACCATGGACGGTAAAGGAAAACGTCTCGTGGCCGGACTAGAGCAGTTTTTGGACGACCATCCCGACTTTGTGGCCATGTTGCCCCGCATTGCAGAGCGGGGTGGGCCAACGGGTCAAGAGTTCTTGGTGATGACGGCCCAGCAGATCAAGCACCCCGGCCTATTGGCGGCGGTGAAGGACTTAGCCCTGGGGAAAAATGGCCCCGATGCCCTGCGCCACCAAGCCGCTATCCTGGCCGCTCAGGCGAAGCTCATCGACAAAAATAACGTCACCCTGTGGCTGAATGGATCCTGGGAGACCATCACCCTGATGGATTTTGATATCCATAGTGACGTGCTCTACCACCACAGTAAGCAAGTGGAGAAGTGGTTGAAGCAGGCGCTCGGTCTTCTACGCAAACAGACCGTAGCGGCGGCAACGCAGGCGGAGGAACTGCTGAAAAAGGCCATCGCGGCTGAGCCAGACAGCCCCGATTTACTCAACAACTTGGCCGCCGCCTACCACTTCCAGGGCCGTACCCAGGAGGTTGACGCCCTGATTCACCAGATCTGTGAGCGCTTCCCCGACTATCTGTTGGCCGCCATGTCCCAGGTCAAGTTGTACATGAAGGATGGCAACCTAGAGGACGCTGAGGCCATTTTGAAACGCTTCATGGAGCGTGGCAGCTTTCACGTAGACGAATTTAGCGCCTTTTGCGAAACCTATGTCGATCTGATGCTGGCCAAGAAGAACCCCGACGGAGCCCGCACTTGGTTGCAAATGTGGGAGCAAACCGTCCCTGATCATCCCCGCCTGAACATTGGCTGGGCTAAGTTCGATGCTTACACTGGCAAGCACTTGTTAGAGATGTAA